The nucleotide window TGCCGTATTTCATGTCCACCAATTCACACGCCGTCTAGGGAATTGCATTGAAAAGCCCTGGCAGAGACAGGAATCTTAGATGGTACTGGGCGTCCCCCGGGGCATAGCCTGGCCACCagaaagaaggacagaaagggaagacagagacagaatgttTTATTTAAGAACACTCTTTTAGGGCTCGGGGCATAGCCcagggtagagtgcttgccggGTATTCATGAGGCCTtggctttgattcccagtactgcaaagaataaaaataaaaagaatcttttAAGTTGGGTGTGGTGATGGACGCCTGTGATCTCGGCACTGGGGAAATCTAAGGCCAGAAgattccatgagtttgaggtagcctgagctacctggcaagatcctgtctcaaaacaacaacaaatgaacaaCTCAAAATCCTCATCCTTCTCATCTTTTAAATACGGGTCCTTTGACAAGTAGGGGGTGAGGCCTGCAGCTACAGATCGGATGTGGCAAAGCCATTCAGCTAACTGCTCGGGGAGGAAGTGGGGCATGGTGGTTTTGAGTAGAGTTTTGGAGCCACACAAGCCTGCTCCAGACTCATAGTTCTGCTATTCTCCTGctgtatagctcaggcttgtcccATTAGCGCGCTGAGGCTCAGTTTGCTCATGTGAGCCGTTTCTATACCATGTAGCATGATAGCAACATACGAGAGCTTTACACGGCGCCTGGACATCTGAAGCATTCAACATACTTCAACCATGAGGATGTTTTCAGTTTTCCTGCCTTGTGACCTCGTTGTTATCAGGCTAGCTTATCCTGTTGCCCCATTCAGCTAGGATGAGTAAGGTAAGGCAGAATAGTATTGCTGCAATGAATTGTGTGTTCCTTCCCCTCAAAATGCTCCTCTGAAGGCTGATCGACGTGATGGCGTTAAGAGATAATGCTGTCAGAAAGGTGGTGCCTTCACAGAAGGGATGAGAGCTCTTATGAGAAGATGCCTCTCCCCTCTCCTCGTGAGGACATGGCAGGGAAACATCAACCGGGTAAGGAAGAGGGCCCTCCATGGAGCCTGCCTATGCTGCCACTTGACCCcagacttcccagcctccagaattcTGCTTAGGCAGCGCCATGTTCTGCTGCAGAGAATAAACTGGAACAAATGACTTGACCACGTAAATCCACTTTTTCATGTAAACATAAGCATATTTAATTTTGCCACCTGGAATAATCAAAGTGAAGCATACAAAAAAAAAGCACCATAAATATTGAAGGGGAAGAATCATGCTCCTTCATGTAGGTAGGCATGCAAAACTAACATACAGCTCTGTGAAGTATGCTCTTTCCTCCACAACGTCCCGGTTTTCAACCCTCACCTCTTCCAGGCCTGCGTGGGCCTGCTTCCTTCCCACAACTGCTTTCAGGCCCAatgtctgcctttctctctccagcCGAATTCGACACAACTTCACCTAGCTATGGTTTCTTCCCTGTGCTAGGCCCTGGAGACGCAGAGCTAACTGGGAGGTAGCACTCAGTCAGAGACGTGGAGCTAGGCAGGGAAGACGGCTCCGGGCTGGCTCAGTTCCCATCAGCTGCACACGGAGAAGGCTCCACAAGTGAATTCCTGCCCTCCAGCGTGAGGCTTCCTTCCTCCAAGGAGCTTTATAGCTGGCTCCTGTCAGCAGGCAGACCTCACTCTGTGTCCTTACTCCAGCAATGGCAACACCATTAACATCCTCTCTGGCCACCCTTCCTGTTCCCTCCATGAAATTCCCTCTTCTCCCTGGGTTCTTCCCACTTTTAGATGCTCCCCAAACCCCACCTCCCTTCAATaggaagacagagaaatattAGGGGACAGCTAACTTCGCGTGTGGCAATTCGTTTCTTtggtgtgttttaaaatattgcaAAGATTAATCTTGAAGCTGCTTGTTATTAAAGAccttttgggggttggggatttagctcagtggtagagcgcttgcctagcaagcgcaaggccctgggttcggtcctcagctccgacaaaaaaaaaaaaaaaaaaaaagaccttttgtaagccaggcatggtagctcacacctataaCCACAGCACCATAGAGACTGGGCAGGAGGGTCACTCCAAGCTTggggccatcctggactacaacatgagaacaaaacaaaaagtttcagTTCCCatcaactcacacacacacacacacacacacacacacacacacacacacacaccaaaaccaaacaacaacaacaaaacacacacacacacacacacacacacacacacacacacacacacaaaccttttgtgtgttggaaaagaagaagaaaattagagGAATCTGAGGGGCGTAGAGGTGataagttcctgtctcctcccctgcCTGGTCAGCTCTTCAGCATTCCAACCTTCAGGATGCCCAGGGCCATGAGCTGAAGACAAGAGCTCTCAAGTCAAGGGAGGTAGGTGGCCCAGAAGCAAGGACAAGCCACCGAACCAGAGGCCTGAAAGATTAGCTGAAAGCAAACCTATGAGCCCTAGGAAACCCGGCTAATTCTTCTACCCAAGACCAAGATCCAGGTCCTAGGCTTTTGACTGGgtatggaagagagaagaggacaaGGCAGTATGGGGGACATCATATGAGATGTTTACGAGATTGTCACCACAAAGAACCAGCCAGAGAATCAGTGTGATAAACTGATTTGCGTATGTTCATAATCCTCAGTGGAGTCACTCCTTTGGGCTCCTCACCCTTCACACAGACAACCACACAACCCTTGGGCTTCAAGAACGGTGGTTCAAGTGGTTGGTTCCTAGTTATTAGATGGAACAGGAAATGATAACCTGGCTGTAGAAAAGGTGAGTGACACTTGCTTTCAAACAATTAGAAAGGAGGGCTGTGTAGCTGCACATGGCCCTATTCACTTAGTATTGCCCCCTGGGAACCCTTGGCTATCTGAGTAATTGCTCCAGGCGTTCTCATTCTCTGAACTTGGGACTTGTAATGTTTTCCACAAGTGAGTATCTATTCATAAAACAGTAAAAGCTACAAATCCTGCCTTCCCCcttggacacatacacacacacacatatgtacataggtGCCTTTCTAATGATTTTAATTCCAtcctaaaattaataaatgatggGGTCACGTCATCCAACTTAGAGTTCAAATGAGAAGAACTTTGTCAAATTCATTATTATCCAGAACATTTGCCTGTCCTCTTCTCCTGAGACCTGTAATCATGTCAGAAGGTGCATGTCTGGAGACCCAGGCAAGGAGAAGGGTCCTCTTACATCTGTCCCCAGATCTGCTGCTATCTATCATTTTGCACGGTGTGACTCTCTAGCAGAAAGattttttcctttcatctctGGCTTAGTGAGTGAGAAAGGAATACTTGGTATGTAACTGGAGTTCTTTGAGTGACAGGTAATATCGTAAATAAGAAATACTTTTTTgcaatttcagagaaaatttAGTAACTGTTCCAAATCATTTGGCAGTGTTAAAATACCTTACAGTCTGGAGCTGTATTTATACACAACTCGGAATGATAGGGAAAtgcaaaatgagttccagggacCCATTTATGGTCATTTGAAAGTTTGATTATGTAGAAAAACACATCACTCAAATAGTTTCAACCAAATTAAATTCAGGAGTAAATAATAACACTACAGACATATGGTTGAGCCCCACAAGGTTATTTCCCTCATACAGCAGTTtgccttttcaaagaaaaaacttCCCAAGCATGAAAACAAAAGCTATTTAGCTGATTActattgtttaaataaaatgtgaGTTTAAATATAACATACTTGGGAAATTCACTTCATTGTCTAAATTAGGATGATTGTTTAGTCTTTCATTGAAGATGGACTATTCATTTGGCTTCCCAAGGAATCTCTCTGGCTGTGCTGGGTGAAGAGTTTATCTGTAGAGTTCAGTTAGTGGAAGCATCGGTGACCAACCCCCTTGATAACTCCATCCAGAAAGAAAGGCTGTTCAAATGTGCCAAGAAAGGCGTGGCACCTTCCCCTCTCCCGTTAGTCTTTGAGGTATGTTCACGAGTGTCGGGTGTTGGGGTTTAGAAGATCTTGCACTCATTGATGGAGAAGAGCTTCCTTCTGTTCCGTCTCCTGGCCTGGTTGACAGCCGTTCTGACAGCACATTCAAATACCTGCTGTACTCCCCGGTTGCTAAGGGCTGAGCACTCCAGGTAGCCCTTGGCTCGCACGTCCTGGGCAAGCCTCTTCCCTTCTAAGGCATTGATGCAAGAGGCCCTGTGGGGTCCTACCTCTCTCTGGTCAGTCTGTGTGGCCACAACCAGCACTGGGGTACAGGGTAGGTTGCTCCTGATCTCATTAATCCATTTGTTCTTCAAGTTCAGGAATGAGCTATGATTGGCCACCGAGTAGCACATGAGTACCACATCCGCCTGCTGGTAGGACAGGGGGCGGATGCTTCGGAAGGCATCATTGCCGGCTGTGTCCCAGAGGCCCAGGCTGATCTGGATGCCATCCATAAAGACGTCCACGCCAGTATTCTCGTACACAGTGGGCTTGTAGGCCTCCGGGAAGGTCTCAGAGGTGAAGCGCACCAGCAGTGAGGTTTTCCCCACAGCACTGTCCCCTACCAACACGCACTTGATAGAACTCAGCATCTTCCCTGTCTGAAGTCCTACTGACGAGTCCAGGATCCTAAGGGAAATAACCCTCAATGGGCTGCTGAGGCAGGTTCCATCCAGTAAGAAGACAGCAACCAGGGTTTATGTTCTCAGAATCTCAGACATCAATTATAGCTGTTCCTTCTCCCGTCCACCCAGATGAAAGGCAGCGACTGCTTGGAAAACCTCTGAAGCTTGGTTGCCAACTAGAACAGAAAGAGaatgggggaaactgaggttttCCTTTCTGATGACAAGGAGCCTCCTCATTGccaaagtaattaaaaatgaGGGTCTCATTTCAGGGTAACCATTCAACCCTGTTTGTCAAGTCCCATCCCTGCCCTTGACAAAATAAGTTAAAGCCTGTCACCCAACACTTAGCGCCCATAACATCTCCTGGCCAAGTAATTTGTTCTTAAAAAATCAGCCCTTGAATGACGGGTATAGTGGTTCCCATGTCTAATCCCAGGatccaagaggctgaggcagaaggatcctgagttagaggtcagctcgagctacatagcaagagatCCTattgagagagaaggggaggagaagggagagaaggaggggggaggggaggggaaggtggggagaggggaggacaggaggggaggggagaggagaagagaggatgggaggggagggggggggggaggggaggagactgagaggagaggagaggcagttTGGTAATGATAACACAAGGAACAAACTACTCTGGTCACCACATGAAAAAGGATTCAGTTGCCCACCTGGTGTGTGAATGACACCTGTAAACAGCTCTTGACTGGCCAAGAAGCAGGAAGGCGGCCAGGTGAAGGCAGCTGGGCATGCGTGGCCTCAGCCTCTAGTGGATCCCAGCCACTTTTGGGAGctgcaaagaagaaaaattagtGAGGGATGAATACCATACACAATTTCCTTCACCTCTTGGATAATCGTCCAGTCCTTGGCTTACTCGGGAATTCAAGTTGAAGCAGAAATCACTGGAACACTACGCTGAGATTCTTTGGTAAGGCTGGTTAGACAGGGAGGACCCTTTTCAGAGTCCTCTGCAGCTGAAAGCAGGCTCCGTTAGCTACATGGCAGGGTATAGTTTTCGACATGTTGTTTATAAGTCTCAGTTTACGCATGTGTAAAACCGTGATGAGTTTAGAGACATGGAAACTAAGTTCTCTCTTTCTTCAACAATTTGGGACCATCACCTGCTTGGCAGGCACAGATCCATGGCCCCTAACTAAACAAAACAACTTGCTGGAAAACAATTGTATTCACCACCAGCCTTTAAACAGGACTGCACAAATTCGGCAGGCCCTGCGTTTTATGAAGGGGTAGGTGGTTCCTCATTCATTGGTGGGTCAGAAAGGTCCAAGCAAAGAGCTCGGTCTTGCTCACAGCTATCTATCTACTGGGTACATTCTCTCAAGGCCAGCCCACTTCAGGCACAAAAGCTCTTCCAGACCAAAATTCGGAGTAAAAGTTGTTAATGCAATTGGCCTTATTAACCAGCCCGATATCAATCATCCCGGCATACCACACAAAAAGCACACCCAAGGCAGACCTCTGTAAAAAGCAGCATTTAAAATCTCCCTTCTAAAGCCAAAGGATTCTTCCAAAGACTTTTTATATCCTTGCCACCCCTCAGTGTCTATTTAATTAGATGTGATAGCCTTTGCTAATGCATTAAACAAATAACACATGATTTTTAacaaattcctttttttctctggACACACAAGCTATGTGACCTTGTCCAAGTGACTTAACCGGTCTGAATCTTGGTTTCCTCCAAAAATGAGCTGTTTGGGGGCCCATCATGGTCTCTATCATCATCATACTGAAGATGCCCATCCTTGAATAATGCTGGCATAGGGGCTACAGTGTCACATGTTCACCAGATTCACATTGGGATACTCTCACTCAAGATGGCCTGGACACCCATTTGTCACCAGAGCTTTGAAAAAAGGGCTCCATCATGTCTCAGACGGACTTTATCCCCTTAGATCTATAGGGCAACCTAAACATGAATTTGTAACTTTGTTTACAGCCGACACtaccttatttaattttttatgccAGTATAGCAGGACAGAATTAGTAAAATGATGCATATGTCAGATCTGTGGGTTATTTCAATGAAGTATTTCTAACAGATTTATTGTCAGAGTTCCTGAGTGAATATCGATGAAAAGACGTCACGTTAAGAATGGGAGAAGGGGgagttgggggtttagctcagtggtagagcgctt belongs to Onychomys torridus chromosome 10, mOncTor1.1, whole genome shotgun sequence and includes:
- the Rhoh gene encoding rho-related GTP-binding protein RhoH, coding for MLSSIKCVLVGDSAVGKTSLLVRFTSETFPEAYKPTVYENTGVDVFMDGIQISLGLWDTAGNDAFRSIRPLSYQQADVVLMCYSVANHSSFLNLKNKWINEIRSNLPCTPVLVVATQTDQREVGPHRASCINALEGKRLAQDVRAKGYLECSALSNRGVQQVFECAVRTAVNQARRRNRRKLFSINECKIF